The window GCCGCATTCGCACCCAAACGACCGCTTCATCACTGTGATTTCAGGCACTTGGTGGGTCGGCACCGGCAGTAATTACGACCCCGAGCATTTGCAACCGGTACCAGCGGGCAGCTTCGTCACCCATTACGGTAACGAAATCCATTACGACGGCGCGAAGGACGAAGACACGGTTTTACAGATTGTCGGCATCGGTCCGGCTACATCGACCCCTGCACCTGGAAAATAGCTTTGAAGTACCTGATTAGCAAGAATCTTCAGCTAGCACCCAAAAGATCGTCATTCCGGCAGGGATTGCCGGAATCCAGGCTTCATGGATGATTCGAAGCTTACCATCCATGGCACTGGATACCCGCTCTTGTGCCCAGTGGGTATCCGTGCGGGTATGACGCTCAGCTGAAGATTCTTACCAGTCAGATTGAACTAAGCACCCTGCCATCGACAAAGTGGTTGAAGGAGTTTGCGGAGATTACTCTTCGCCTTCTTGATAAGCGACGGCCAATTTTCTCTGGCCATTGGCCAACATGCCATACAGCCCCAACTTGTGGCGCAGCACATTGCGGCTAATATCCAGCAAGCGCGCAGTTTGCACCTGGTTTTCTTCGCAAAACTCGAATGCCGTGCGAATCACGGTCTCTTCGATGATATCGAACAGTTTAGGCGGCGCTTGTTCGCACAAGCGCAGTAGCGAACTTTCCAGCGAGGAGGTTGAAACTATGGGCCCGCTCTGCGAGACTCGTACCCCCGACAACTTAAAGTCCTCCGGACGCAAACGATTGCCTGGGCAGACCAACAAGGCCCTATGCACCGCATTTTCCAACTCGCGAATATTGCCGGGCCAGTCGTAATTTAACAAGGCCAGCTCGGTGGAAGGCGATAATTTGATTTCACCATAGCCTAAGCGGTCGCCGTAGACTTTCAGAAAATGCCTGGCCAAGGGCAAAATATCGCCCGGCCGTTCCCGCAAAGGCGCAAGATGAATCGCGGCCACATTGAAACGGTAATACAGGTCGGCGCGAAAATGCGATGCCGCCACCGCTTCTTCCAAATTAACATTGGTAGCGGCGATGACTCTGACATCCACCGGCGAAGGCGTGCGCGAACCCACCTTTACCACTTCCCTTTCCTGCAATACCCGCAATAATTTCGCTTGCAAGCCCAGCGGTAAATCGCCGACTTCGTCCAGAAACAAACTACCTTTATTGGCGGTTTCGAACCAACCTTCTTTTGTATTCAAGGCGCCGGTGAAAGCGCCTTTTTCGTGGCCGAACAATTCGCTTTCGATCAAGTTTTCACTGAGTGCCGCGCAATTTAAAGCACCGAAAGGTCCTTTGGCGCGCTTACTAAGTGCATGGACATGCCTGGCGACCAATTCCTTGCCGGTGCCCGTCTCGCCGATGATCAGCACTGTCGCATCGCTAGGCGCGATCCGCTCGATGTGCTCCAACAGTTTTCGTGAAACCGGATCCTCGAACACCATCGCCGTGGCCCGCACCGTGTGCGACAGCTGTCGTAATTGCAATTCGTCAAATGCTAATAATGTCATACGGTTTCCCCTGCACTGCGAGCAACGATGCCGTCACTCAAAAATATATCCATGAAAGATCTTTTCCTAAGATGTCAAAAATAGTGATTCGTCGCGGCATCACAAGTTAACTGCCGAAACGCAAACACCAAACAAAAATCAGCCTTACCGTGCCCAAAGTCAGTCCACAAACCGGCGCTTTCGCTGAGCACAGGCCAAAAAAAAGCCAGCAGTCCTTTGGGGACAAACTGGCTTCCGGCGGTCCGGTCAGCAGAAGTGGATGTTATGGAGACAAAATGCTCGGAAAATAACAGCGAGATACCAGGCTCCAAGCATGGTTCATGCCACTTCGTATTTACAGCACATAATAAAGGATTACGGGTTTTTGCGAAACACCAATGTTGCCACAGCAACATAATCTGTTGTTTAAGTGTTGATATATCAACACATTTCCATGAGTCTGAATTTTACTTGCGAAGCATTGGCCTTTTTCGCGCTAATCCAATTGAGTCGGGCTTTTTCGACAAGCCCAGTCAGCCGAAATCGTTCACCAAACATGCCCGCTATGTTTCGACCTGTTCGTATACCAGCAGCATTTGCTGACGCCATGCTGGTAAATCAGCATTTTTTTGGATATTTGCCGTTAACCCGCGTGCTTCCATGTTCGGTAACTCAAACGGGTGTTGTCGATCTGCCTGGAACACAGGGGTAATTTGGCGTATTCCAGCAATCACCCAGCATATTGGCCCTTATCTTGCTGAAGACCGGATTGAAAAGGCTAAGTCAATATTCACAAGCGACTTACCTAAATTTCGCAACTTTCAACTTTGGAGAAAAACATGGGCTTGAGCATTCCCCACTTATTAGTAGTTTTAGCGATTGTGGTCTTGGTGTTCGGCACCAAGCGCCTGAAAAATGTCGGCGCCGATCTGGGCGATGCGATCAAGGGATTTCGTAATGCGGTAAAGGAAAGCGAAGAAGCCGAAGAGGCCAAAGCGATCACCCAACTCTATCAGGAAGAATTATCCGGCGAGTCGATAGGCAAAGCTGACCGCACCAAGGCTTGATACGCCGGGTTGCTGTTCTCAGGCTAAAGGCGCTTAGACCCGCGTCCTGCTGCCAAAGCAGCAGCTTTTGATCGCCGCCTGTTTGCATACCAACAGCTTGGAACATTTGCCGGCAAAAATTATGCTGCTGATTCTCACCTAAGCTCAAGCGCATGCAGGACACTATGCTTGTAAAAACCGATGGAGATTGCTTGGTATAGCACTTGCTTAAGACAAACACTAAATTGCCTTTGCCGGATAAACGCTAGTTTTAAAACCGGCCGGACCTCGCTAACCAATCGGATCTCCCGAGAAATCCATGTGGATCGTTAATATTGCTTTACGCCGCCCCTATACCTTTATCGTGGCGGCGCTGTTGATTCTATTGTCTACGCCCTACGTGCTGCGGAAAATGCCCACCGATATTTTCCCAACCATCGATATTCCGGTGGTAGCGATGCTGTGGCAATACAACGGCATGACCGCCAAGGAAATAGCGGACCGCTTAACGACCACGGTCGAACGCTCCATGGCCTTGATCGACGGCATAGAACACAGTGAATCTTTGTCTTACAGCGGCGCGGCCGTGGTAAAAGTATTTTTCCATCCGGGCACGGATATTCGCACCGCTATCGCCCAGGTGATGTCCAGCAGTAACTCGGTTTACCGCTCGCTGCCGACCAATGTCGCACCGCCGCAAGTCATTCAGTATTCGGCCGCCGACCTGCCGTTGGTGCAGTTGGGAATTTCCAGTAGCGTCGTCCCGGAAACCGATGTCAACGATCTGGTGAATAACATCGCCAGAACCGCATTGCAATCCAAGCCCGGCGTGGCAATGACTAATCCGTTCGGCGCCAAAAGCCGGCAAATTACGTTGGATGTCGATGCGCCGGCTCTACTGGCGCGCGGTCTGTCTCCCGCCGATTTAAACGATACGTTGGCAGCGCAAAATCTGATTCTACCCACCGGCACCGTAAAAATCGGCAGCAACGAATACGACGTCAGCCTGAATGGGGCGGTGGCCGCGATTCCGCGTCTGGCCGACCTGCCGGTGCGCACCGTGAACGGTGTGACGACGCTGGTCCGCGACGTAGCGACAGTGCGCGACGGCGCGGCGCCAGTGACCACCATCGCCCGCCAAAATGGCGAGCGTGGCATTCTGACCTCAATTTTCAAAGTCGGTCGCACCTCGACCCTGGAAGTAGTGGAACACGTCCGGCAGACCATCCCGAAAATGCTGGGGATGATGCCGGAAGGTATCAATATGCGCTTGATGTTCGACCAATCGCTGTTCGTGAAAGCCGCAATCGGCAACGTGTTGCACGAGGCACTGATTGCCGCCGGCCTCACTGCGGCGATGATCCTGCTGTTTCTGGGTAACTGGCGCACCACCTGTATTATTGCAGTGTCGATACCGCTGTCGATTATGTGTTCCTTGATTGCCCTATATCTAGTCGGCGAAACCATCAATCTGATGACGATGGGCGGTTTGGCCTTGGCGGTGGGGATATTGGTAGACGATGCCACCGTGGAGATCGAAAACATCGAGCGGCAAATGCTGCTGGGCAAGAATCCGCATCAAGCCATCCTGGACGGCGCAGCGGAAATCGCGATGCCGGCGTTGGTGTCGACCTTATGCATCTGTATCGTGTTTGTGCCAATGTTTTTCCTGTCCGGCGTAGCGCGTAGCCTGTTTGTGCCGATGGCGGAAGCGGTGGTATTTGCCATGCTAGCGTCTTACGTTTTATCGCGCACCCTTGTACCGACGCTGGTGATGTATGTGATGTCCGGCCATCACGGCCATACCGATGCACCGCCGACCAACGCGCTGGCACGGGGCTTTCAACGCCTGCATCACGCCTTCGAACGCGGCTTCGAACAGTTTCGCGGCCACTATCTGATCTTGGCCAGTCATTTGCTCAAACACCGCTTGCGCTACAGTTCGGCGATTTTAGGCTTTTGCTTGGCATCCCTGGGTCTGGTGCCGCTGCTCGGAGAAGATTTGTTTCCGGCGGTGGATGCCGGGCAGATTCGCTTGCACGTCCGCGCACCGTCCGGTACCCGCATCGAGGAAATGCCGCAACAGATCGACGCGGTGGAAAAAGTCATTCGCGGCATCATTCCCGCCGAGGAGATTGCCGATCTACTGGACATCATCGGCGGCCCCTATAGCACGCGTAACACCTTGTTTGGCAATTCCGGCACCGTGGAAACCGCCGACACCGAAATTATGATTTCGCTACGACCAGGCAACCATGCCCCCAGCGCCGACTATATCAAACGCCTGCGCGCGGAACTGCCCGGACGCTTCCCCAACCTGGAATTCTTCTTCCAACCCGCCGATCAGGTCAGCCAGACTTTGAATTTCGGCGTGCCCGCCCCTATCGACATCCAATTCATCGGTGGTAAGCCGGACGAAGTGATGCCGCAGGTCATCGCCTTGCAAAATCGCTTGAGGCAAGTTCCCGGCATCGTCGATGCGCATATTTATCAACGCATGAATCGGCCGGCGCTGGATTTGGAAATGAATCGCCAGCAATTGCAGCAACTGGGTTTGTCAGCTCGGGATCTGGCGCAAAATCTTTTACTGACCCTGAGCGGCAGCATGCAGACCGCGCCGTCATTCTGGCTGAATCCGGCCAACGGCAATTCGGTGAATATCGGCGTGATGGGTAATCCGCTGGACTTGGACAATCTGGATGCATTGATGCGCACGCCGGTCGGCGGCGGTAACGGCCAGCCGCAATTGCTGGGCAATTTAGTCAAACTGAAACGCACCGTGTTACCGGTCGCGGTAACGCATTACAACGCCAATAATGTGTTCGATATTTACGCCAGCGTCGAAGGCCGCGATTTGGGTTCGGTGAGCCGGGAAATCGAAACGCTGGTTGCTGACAGCCGCGGCCATTTGCCGCGCGGCGTCGAATTGAGCGTGCGCGGCCAAATCGAAACCCTGA of the Methylomonas sp. MK1 genome contains:
- a CDS encoding sigma-54 interaction domain-containing protein, with translation MTLLAFDELQLRQLSHTVRATAMVFEDPVSRKLLEHIERIAPSDATVLIIGETGTGKELVARHVHALSKRAKGPFGALNCAALSENLIESELFGHEKGAFTGALNTKEGWFETANKGSLFLDEVGDLPLGLQAKLLRVLQEREVVKVGSRTPSPVDVRVIAATNVNLEEAVAASHFRADLYYRFNVAAIHLAPLRERPGDILPLARHFLKVYGDRLGYGEIKLSPSTELALLNYDWPGNIRELENAVHRALLVCPGNRLRPEDFKLSGVRVSQSGPIVSTSSLESSLLRLCEQAPPKLFDIIEETVIRTAFEFCEENQVQTARLLDISRNVLRHKLGLYGMLANGQRKLAVAYQEGEE
- a CDS encoding efflux RND transporter permease subunit yields the protein MWIVNIALRRPYTFIVAALLILLSTPYVLRKMPTDIFPTIDIPVVAMLWQYNGMTAKEIADRLTTTVERSMALIDGIEHSESLSYSGAAVVKVFFHPGTDIRTAIAQVMSSSNSVYRSLPTNVAPPQVIQYSAADLPLVQLGISSSVVPETDVNDLVNNIARTALQSKPGVAMTNPFGAKSRQITLDVDAPALLARGLSPADLNDTLAAQNLILPTGTVKIGSNEYDVSLNGAVAAIPRLADLPVRTVNGVTTLVRDVATVRDGAAPVTTIARQNGERGILTSIFKVGRTSTLEVVEHVRQTIPKMLGMMPEGINMRLMFDQSLFVKAAIGNVLHEALIAAGLTAAMILLFLGNWRTTCIIAVSIPLSIMCSLIALYLVGETINLMTMGGLALAVGILVDDATVEIENIERQMLLGKNPHQAILDGAAEIAMPALVSTLCICIVFVPMFFLSGVARSLFVPMAEAVVFAMLASYVLSRTLVPTLVMYVMSGHHGHTDAPPTNALARGFQRLHHAFERGFEQFRGHYLILASHLLKHRLRYSSAILGFCLASLGLVPLLGEDLFPAVDAGQIRLHVRAPSGTRIEEMPQQIDAVEKVIRGIIPAEEIADLLDIIGGPYSTRNTLFGNSGTVETADTEIMISLRPGNHAPSADYIKRLRAELPGRFPNLEFFFQPADQVSQTLNFGVPAPIDIQFIGGKPDEVMPQVIALQNRLRQVPGIVDAHIYQRMNRPALDLEMNRQQLQQLGLSARDLAQNLLLTLSGSMQTAPSFWLNPANGNSVNIGVMGNPLDLDNLDALMRTPVGGGNGQPQLLGNLVKLKRTVLPVAVTHYNANNVFDIYASVEGRDLGSVSREIETLVADSRGHLPRGVELSVRGQIETLKSSFTGLGAGLAVAIVMLYLLLVVNFQSWLDPLIIVSALPAALAGIAWTLFLTGTTLSIPALTGSIMAMGVVTANSILLVSFARTRLADGVPPVTAALEAAATRLRPVLMTAFAMIVGMLPMAIGWGEGAEQNAPLGRAVIGGLAFATVSTLLFVPLVFAGAHRWLAHRLSHRTSFVTP
- the tatA gene encoding twin-arginine translocase TatA/TatE family subunit — translated: MGLSIPHLLVVLAIVVLVFGTKRLKNVGADLGDAIKGFRNAVKESEEAEEAKAITQLYQEELSGESIGKADRTKA